The sequence below is a genomic window from Streptomyces sp. NBC_00582.
TACAACGCCTTCGCCGCGATCCTCGACCCGGGCGACGAGGTCATCGTCCCGGCGCCGTACTGGACGACCTACCCGGAGTCGATCCGTCTCGCCGGCGGTGTCCCGGTGGAGGTCGTCGCCGACGAGACGACCGGCTACCGGGTCTCGGTCGAGCAGCTGGAGGCCGCGCGCACCGAGAACACCAAGGTCGTGCTCTTCGTCTCCCCCTCGAACCCGACCGGCGCGGTCTACAGCGCCGAGGAGGCCGAGGCGATCGGCCGCTGGGCCGTGGAGCACGGTCTGTGGGTGCTGACGGACGAGATCTACGAGCACCTGGTCTACGGCGACGCGACGTTCACCTCGCTGCCGGCGATCCTGCCCGAGCTGCGCGACAGGTGCGTGGTCGTCAACGGTGTCGCCAAGACGTACGCGATGACCGGCTGGCGGGTGGGCTGGATCATCGGCCCCAAGGACGTCGTCAAGGCCGCGACGAACCTCCAGTCGCACGCGACCTCCAACGTCTCGAACGTCGCCCAGGTCGCCGCGATCGCCGCCGTCTCCGGTGACCTGTCGGCGGTGGAGAGGATGAAGGAGGCGTTCGACCGTCGTCGCAAGACGATCGTGCGGATGCTGAACGAGATCGACGGCGTGCTCTGCCCGGAGCCCGAGGGCGCGTTCTACGCGTACCCGTCGGTGAAGGCGCTGCTCGGCAAGGAGATCCGCGGCAAGCGCCCGCAGAGCAGCGTGGAGCTGGCCGAGCTGATCCTGGAGGAGGCCGAGGTCGCGGTCGTCCCGGGTGAGGCCTTCGGCACGCCGGGCTATCTGCGGCTGTCGTACGCGCTGGGCGACGAGGACCTCGTCGAGGGCGTGAGCCGCATCCAGAAGCTGCTGGCGGAGGCCAGGGACTGAGTCGCGTCGCAGAGGGGGCGCCCGCCGGAAACGGGGGGCGCCCCCTCTGCCATGTGTGCGAGCAAGACCACGTTCGGGGAATCGGCTACCGGGACGGCACGGCCGTACGGCAGGATCGGTGGATGGAGCGTGTACGTGATGTCTCTGAGCTGCCGAAAGCCCATCTGCATCTGCACTTCACCGGGTCGATGCGGCCCACGACCGTGCTGGAGCTGGCCGACAAGTACGGGGTGCGCCTGCCCGAGGCGCTGACCGACGCGCTGACCAGCGGGGAACCGCCGAGACTGCGGGCCACGGACGAGCGGGGCTGGTTCCGCTTCCAGCGGCTGTACGACGCGGCGAGGTCCTGTCTGCGCCGGCCCGAGGACATACAGCGCCTGGTGCGGGAGGCGGCGGAGGAGGACATCCGGGACGGCTCGGGGTGGCTGGAGATCCAGGTCGACCCGACCTCGTACGCGCCCCGGCTGGGCGGGCTGATCCCGGCGCTGGAGATCATCCTGGACGCGGTGGAGTCGGCCTCGCGGGACACCGGGCTCGGGATGCGGGTGCTGGTCGCGGCGAACCGTATGAAGCATCCGCTGGACGCCCGGACGCTGGCCCGGCTGGCGGTGCGCTACGGGGACCGGGGCGTGGTCGGCTTCGGGCTGTCGAACGACGAACGACGGGGCATGGCACGGGACTTCGACCGGGCGTTCCACATCGCGCGCGAGGGCGGGCTGCTGTCCGCGCCGCACGGCGGCGAGCTGACCGGTCCGTCGTCCGTACGGGACTGTCTGGACGATCTGCACGCCACCCGGATCGGGCACGGCGTCCGGGCGGCGGAGGACCCGAGGCTGCTGAAGCGGCTCGCGGAGCGGGGCGTGACCTGCGAGGTGTGCCCGGCGTCGAACGTGGCGCTGGGGGTGTACGAGAAGCCCGAGGACGTCCCGCTGCGGACACTGTTCGAGGCGGGGGTGCCGCTGGCGCTGGGCGCCGACGACCCGCTGCTGTTCGGCTCACGCCTGGCGGCGCAGTACGAGATCGCCCGCCACCACCACGGCTTCACGGACGCGGAACTGGCGGAACTGGCCCGCCAGTCGGTACGGGGTTCGGCGGCCCCGGAGGACATGAAGGCCAAGCTGCTGGCGGGCGTGGACGACTGGCTGGCGTCCTGAGCGGACGGTTCTACAGCTCTACGCCGACCATCACGGGTTCGTTGACGAGGGTGATCCCGAACGCCTCCCGCACCCCGGCGACGACCTCGCGGGCCAGCGCCAGCAGATCCTCCGTGGTGGCGGCACCGCGGTTGGTGAGGGCGAGGGTGTGCTTGGTGGAGATACGGGCGGGCCCGCTGCCGTAGCCCTTGGTGAAGCCGGCCCTGTCGATCAGCCAGGCGGCGGAGGTCTTGGTGTGCCCGGGCCCCGCGGGGTAGGCGGGCGGCTCCACGTCCGCGCCCAGCCGTTCCCTCACGCGCGCGTGGAAGACGGCGAAGTCGGCGTCGGTGAGGATCGGGTTGGTGAAGAACGACCCGGCCGACCAGGTGTCGTGGTCCTCGGGGTCGAGCACCATGCCCTTGCCGGCCCGCAGCTTCAGCACGGTCTCCCGGGCGTCGGCGAGCGGCACCCGGTCCCCGGGCTCGACGCCGAGCGCCCGCGCGGTCTCGGCGTACTTGATCGGCGCCGACAGCCCGTCCGCGTCCTCCAGGACGAAACGGACCCGCAGGACGACGTACCGCTCCGGGTCGGCCTTGAAGCGGCTGTGCCGGTAGGCGAAGGCGCACTCCTCGTTGGTGAGGGCGACCGTCTCGCCGGCCCGGCGGTCGTAGGCGACGACCTCGGTGATGGTGGAGGAGACCTCCTGGCCGTACGCCCCCACGTTCTGGATGGGCGTGGCACCGGCGGAGCCGGGAATCCCGGCGAGGCACTCGATCCCGGCGAGCCCGGCCTCGACGGTGCGGGCGACGGCGTCGGTCCACACCTCACCGGCGGCCAGCTCCAGCGTCGTACCGACGAGCTCGAACCCGCGTGTGGCGATCCGCAGGGCGGTGCCCTCGAAGCCCTTGTCCCCGATGACGAGGTTCGACCCGCCGCCGACCACCAGCAACGGCGTCCCCGCGGCATCGGCCGCCCGCACGGCCTCGACCACCTCGGCGTCGGTGACCGCGGTCACCAGCCGCCGAGCGGCCCCCCCGAGCCGAAAGGTGGTGAGCGGAGCAAGCGAGGCATCGTGTTTTTCCAGCACGCGCCCAAGCGTACGAGACTGAAACCCACCCCCGACCCACGCCGCCCGGCGGTCAGCGGGAGGGCGGTCAGCCCAACCGCACAACCGCCCGAGACATCCCCAACACCTTCTGCCCCCCACTCGTCACCGTCAGATCCACCCGCACGGTGTTGTCGTCCAGCTTGGCCGCCACCTTCCCTGCGACCTCGATCACCGCCCCCACCCCGTCGTTCGGCACGACCACGGGCCGGGTGAACCGCACCCCGTAGTCCACGACCGCCCCCGGATCCCCGACCCAGTCCGTCACGACCCGGATCGCCTCAGCCATGGTGAACATGCCGTGCGCGATGACGTCCGGCAGCCCCACCTCCTTGGCGAACTTCTCGTTCCAGTGGATGGGATTGAAGTCCCCGGAGGCCCCCGCGTACTGCACGAGTGTGGCCCGGTCCACGGAGAAGGACCGCGCCGGGAGCTCGGTCCCGACCTCGACGTCCGCGTAAGCGATCTTCGCCGTCATCACCCTCACGCCTCCTCG
It includes:
- a CDS encoding pyridoxal phosphate-dependent aminotransferase, yielding MSAATPPTERRVSARVGAISESATLAVDAKAKALKAAGRPVIGFGAGEPDFPTPDYIVEAAVEACKNPKYHRYTPAGGLPELKAAIAAKTLRDSGYEVDASQILVTNGGKQAIYNAFAAILDPGDEVIVPAPYWTTYPESIRLAGGVPVEVVADETTGYRVSVEQLEAARTENTKVVLFVSPSNPTGAVYSAEEAEAIGRWAVEHGLWVLTDEIYEHLVYGDATFTSLPAILPELRDRCVVVNGVAKTYAMTGWRVGWIIGPKDVVKAATNLQSHATSNVSNVAQVAAIAAVSGDLSAVERMKEAFDRRRKTIVRMLNEIDGVLCPEPEGAFYAYPSVKALLGKEIRGKRPQSSVELAELILEEAEVAVVPGEAFGTPGYLRLSYALGDEDLVEGVSRIQKLLAEARD
- a CDS encoding adenosine deaminase; the encoded protein is MERVRDVSELPKAHLHLHFTGSMRPTTVLELADKYGVRLPEALTDALTSGEPPRLRATDERGWFRFQRLYDAARSCLRRPEDIQRLVREAAEEDIRDGSGWLEIQVDPTSYAPRLGGLIPALEIILDAVESASRDTGLGMRVLVAANRMKHPLDARTLARLAVRYGDRGVVGFGLSNDERRGMARDFDRAFHIAREGGLLSAPHGGELTGPSSVRDCLDDLHATRIGHGVRAAEDPRLLKRLAERGVTCEVCPASNVALGVYEKPEDVPLRTLFEAGVPLALGADDPLLFGSRLAAQYEIARHHHGFTDAELAELARQSVRGSAAPEDMKAKLLAGVDDWLAS
- a CDS encoding UDP-N-acetylmuramate dehydrogenase; this translates as MLEKHDASLAPLTTFRLGGAARRLVTAVTDAEVVEAVRAADAAGTPLLVVGGGSNLVIGDKGFEGTALRIATRGFELVGTTLELAAGEVWTDAVARTVEAGLAGIECLAGIPGSAGATPIQNVGAYGQEVSSTITEVVAYDRRAGETVALTNEECAFAYRHSRFKADPERYVVLRVRFVLEDADGLSAPIKYAETARALGVEPGDRVPLADARETVLKLRAGKGMVLDPEDHDTWSAGSFFTNPILTDADFAVFHARVRERLGADVEPPAYPAGPGHTKTSAAWLIDRAGFTKGYGSGPARISTKHTLALTNRGAATTEDLLALAREVVAGVREAFGITLVNEPVMVGVEL
- a CDS encoding MaoC family dehydratase; its protein translation is MTAKIAYADVEVGTELPARSFSVDRATLVQYAGASGDFNPIHWNEKFAKEVGLPDVIAHGMFTMAEAIRVVTDWVGDPGAVVDYGVRFTRPVVVPNDGVGAVIEVAGKVAAKLDDNTVRVDLTVTSGGQKVLGMSRAVVRLG